One genomic region from Solwaraspora sp. WMMD792 encodes:
- a CDS encoding metal ABC transporter ATP-binding protein yields MTASVVQVSRGAVGYDNRSVLRSVDLTVTSGEVVALLGANGSGKSTLIRAALGLVPLRGGSVHLFGVPAGRFRQWHRIGYVPQRLGAGSGVPATVGEVVASGRLARRGVLRPPGAADRTAVAAALTAVGLADRARDPVATLSGGQQQRTLIARALAGEPELLVLDEPTAGVDAASQEAFARALGAFVAGNGTVLLVAHELGPLQPLIDRAVVLHHGEVVHDGPVPAPAGHHADPGHDHVHPHASVEPSRMWSA; encoded by the coding sequence GTGACCGCCAGCGTCGTCCAGGTATCGCGCGGAGCGGTCGGCTACGACAACCGCTCCGTACTGCGCTCCGTCGACCTCACCGTGACCAGCGGTGAGGTCGTCGCGCTGCTGGGTGCCAACGGTTCCGGCAAGTCGACCCTGATCCGCGCCGCGCTCGGGCTGGTGCCGCTGCGCGGCGGCTCGGTGCACCTGTTCGGGGTGCCGGCCGGGCGGTTCCGGCAGTGGCACCGGATCGGCTACGTCCCGCAACGGCTCGGTGCCGGCAGCGGCGTACCGGCCACCGTCGGCGAGGTGGTCGCCTCCGGCCGACTGGCCCGTCGCGGCGTACTGCGGCCGCCCGGCGCCGCCGACCGCACCGCTGTCGCTGCGGCGCTGACCGCCGTCGGCCTCGCCGACCGGGCCCGGGACCCGGTGGCCACGCTCTCCGGCGGCCAGCAGCAGCGGACGCTGATCGCCCGCGCGCTGGCCGGCGAACCGGAGCTGCTGGTGCTCGACGAACCCACCGCCGGGGTCGACGCGGCCAGCCAGGAGGCGTTCGCCCGGGCGCTCGGCGCGTTCGTGGCCGGCAACGGTACGGTGCTCCTCGTCGCCCACGAGCTCGGTCCGCTGCAACCGCTGATCGACCGGGCCGTGGTGCTGCACCACGGCGAGGTGGTGCACGACGGCCCGGTGCCCGCGCCGGCCGGCCACCACGCGGACCCGGGACACGACCACGTCCATCCGCATGCTTCGGTGGAGCCGTCCCGGATGTGGAGCGCATGA
- a CDS encoding metal ABC transporter permease: MSIFQYEFMIRALIGALVIGLAAPALGIYLVQRRMSLIGDGVGHVALTGVGVGLLLDRSPVLTAVIAAAVGAVAIELLRERGRTSGDMALALLFYGGIAGGVMLVGLAGDRSNANLMAYLFGSLTTASVEDLWVIVVLAAVVLTAMLLLRPALFAICHDEEYARVSGLPVRTLNLLIAVTTAVTVTIAMRAVGLLLVSALMVVPVATAQQITRGFRSTMAMAMIIGTASAGGGVWLAGTADTAMGATIVILAIAAFAATAVGAGTWRLLRRRAGTLAVHRRQPREVEPPEVVLDSPAEMVPERPA; encoded by the coding sequence ATGAGCATCTTCCAGTACGAGTTCATGATCCGGGCCCTGATCGGGGCCCTGGTCATCGGTCTGGCCGCCCCGGCCCTCGGCATCTATCTGGTGCAGCGTCGGATGTCGTTGATCGGCGACGGCGTCGGCCACGTGGCGCTGACCGGCGTCGGCGTCGGTCTGCTGCTGGACCGCTCCCCGGTGCTCACCGCCGTGATCGCCGCCGCGGTCGGGGCGGTCGCCATCGAGCTGCTGCGCGAACGCGGGCGTACCTCCGGTGACATGGCGCTGGCCCTGCTCTTCTACGGCGGCATCGCCGGTGGGGTGATGCTGGTCGGGCTGGCCGGCGACCGCAGCAACGCCAACCTGATGGCGTACCTGTTCGGCTCGCTCACCACCGCCTCCGTCGAGGACCTGTGGGTGATCGTGGTGCTGGCCGCAGTCGTGCTGACCGCGATGCTGCTGCTGCGGCCGGCGCTGTTCGCCATCTGCCACGACGAGGAGTACGCCCGGGTCTCCGGCCTGCCGGTGCGCACCCTCAACCTGCTGATCGCGGTGACCACCGCGGTGACCGTCACCATCGCCATGCGGGCGGTCGGTCTGCTGCTGGTCAGTGCGCTGATGGTGGTCCCGGTGGCGACCGCCCAGCAGATCACCCGGGGCTTCCGCAGCACCATGGCGATGGCGATGATCATCGGTACGGCCTCCGCCGGCGGCGGGGTGTGGCTGGCCGGTACCGCCGACACCGCGATGGGCGCGACCATCGTGATCCTGGCCATCGCCGCCTTCGCGGCCACCGCCGTCGGTGCCGGGACGTGGCGGCTGCTGCGCCGCCGGGCCGGCACGCTGGCCGTTCACCGCCGGCAGCCCCGGGAGGTCGAGCCACCCGAGGTGGTCCTGGACAGTCCCGCCGAGATGGTCCCGGAACGTCCTGCCTAG
- a CDS encoding metalloregulator ArsR/SmtB family transcription factor — MTMANGYDGYESASELLRALSAPLRVAIVTELAQGERCVHELVQKLGAPQPLVSQHLRVLRGAGVVHGSRRGREIAYALVDEHVAHIVADAVSHAREVR, encoded by the coding sequence GTGACGATGGCCAACGGCTACGACGGGTACGAGAGCGCCAGCGAGTTGCTGCGCGCGCTCTCGGCCCCGCTGCGGGTGGCGATCGTGACCGAGCTCGCCCAGGGCGAGCGGTGTGTCCACGAACTCGTGCAGAAGCTCGGCGCGCCGCAGCCACTGGTGTCCCAGCATCTGCGGGTGCTGCGGGGCGCGGGGGTGGTGCACGGCTCCCGACGTGGCCGGGAGATCGCGTACGCGCTGGTCGACGAACACGTCGCGCACATCGTCGCGGACGCTGTCAGCCATGCCCGGGAGGTCCGGTGA
- a CDS encoding Fur family transcriptional regulator, whose translation MRTGDTTPGTAEPSTVRNTRQRSAVSAILDELAGFHSAQELHAMLRQRGDRVGLTTVYRTLQGLADSGEVDVMRPPGGEHLYRRCSQGHHHHLVCRSCGSAVEVAGPAVESWAERIAAQHGYVGVSHTMEIFGTCPKCAARRTPTT comes from the coding sequence ATGAGGACTGGAGACACCACGCCCGGCACCGCGGAGCCCTCGACGGTGCGCAACACCCGGCAACGCAGCGCGGTCAGCGCCATCCTCGACGAGCTCGCCGGCTTCCACAGCGCCCAGGAGCTGCACGCCATGCTGCGCCAGCGGGGCGACCGGGTCGGTCTGACCACGGTCTACCGGACGTTGCAGGGGCTGGCCGACTCCGGCGAGGTCGACGTGATGCGTCCGCCCGGCGGCGAGCACCTGTACCGGCGGTGCAGTCAGGGCCACCACCACCATCTGGTCTGCCGCTCGTGCGGCAGCGCGGTCGAGGTGGCCGGGCCGGCGGTGGAGAGTTGGGCGGAACGGATCGCGGCCCAGCACGGCTATGTCGGGGTCAGCCACACGATGGAGATCTTCGGGACCTGCCCGAAATGCGCCGCCCGGCGTACCCCGACGACGTGA